In Fusarium oxysporum f. sp. lycopersici 4287 chromosome 4, whole genome shotgun sequence, a genomic segment contains:
- a CDS encoding hit family protein 1, producing the protein MSSCIFCRIIKGDIPSFKLFESDKTLAFLDIGPLSKGHALVVPKHHGAKLADIPDDHLTEILPVVKKIVNATGATDYNILQNNGRIAHQEVDHVHFHMIPKPNETEGLGVKWPTKPADMEQLKAYCEELKAKI; encoded by the exons ATGTCCTCCTGCATTTTCTGTCGCATCATCAAGG GTGATATCCCCTCTTTCAAGCTATTTGAGAGCGACAAGACTCTCGCTTTCCTTGATATTGGTCCTCTCAGCAAGGGCCACGCT CTTGTCGTTCCCAAGCACCACGGTGCTAAGTTGGCCGATATTCCTGACGATCACCTCACCGAGATTCTG cctgttgtcaagaagattgtcaaCGCGACTGGTGCCACCGATTACAATATCCTCCAGAACAATGGCCGCATTGCTCATCAAGAAGTTGACCAT GTTCACTTCCATATG ATCCCTAAGCCCAACGAGACCGAGGGCCTCGGCGTCAAATGGCCTACAAAGCCTGCTGATATGGAGCAGCTCAAGGCTTACTgcgaggagctcaaggccaagatctAA
- a CDS encoding 1,3-beta-glucan synthase (At least one base has a quality score < 10) yields MMVMAINKEATSNNTVETLTPTTRMISTTTKATITVAQITTTITTMTATTTNLVTTTPTPITPTSRIGGYYDGHDQYQDGYYDNGQGGYYDQDYDRGYQGQGGRQGSEEDSETFSDFTMRSDMARAAEMDYYGRGDERYNSYNDGQRGYRPPSSQISYGGNRSSGASTPNYGMDYGNVLPAGQRSREPYPAWTSDAQIPLSKEEIEDIFLDLTSKFGFQRDSMRNMYDHLMILLDSRASRMTPNQALLSLHADYIGGDNANYRKWYFAAHLDLDDAVGFSNAQGKGLKRKKKGGKKKKKDAEANEAETLQELEGDDSLEAAEYRWKSRMNKMSQHDRVRQIALYLLCWGEANQVRFMPECLCFIFKCADDYLNSPACQALVEPVEEFTYLNNVITPLYQYLRDQGYEISDGVYVRRERDHKNIIGYDDCNQLFWYPEGIERIALQDKSKLVDVPPAERYLKLKDVNWKKCFFKTYKESRSWFHLLVNFNRIWIIHLTMFWFYTSHNAPSLLVGPKYEQQVNQKPSTAKQFSIVGFGGAIASLIQVLATLAEWAYVPRRWAGAQHLTKRLLFLLFILVLNIAPGVKVFMLPKIGPEKINTAIGIVHFIIAVITFIFFSIMPLGGLFGSYLSTNSRRYVASQTFTASWPRLRGNDMAMSYGLWATVFGVKMGVSYTYLILSFRDPIRYLSIMNVDSCLGDKTLLGNQLCRWHPTIVLALMAFTDVIFFFLDTYLWYVLLNTVFSVSRSFYIGSSIWTPWRNIFSRLPKRVYSKVLATTDMEIKYKPKVLISQIWNAIVISMYREHLLAIEHVQKLLYHQVPSEQEGKRTLRAPTFFISQEDHSFKTEFFPAYSEAERRISFFAQSLSTPIPEPLPVDNMPTFTNEKDTAKSKIDDLPFYCIGFKSSAPEYTLRTRIWASLRFQTLYRTISGFMNYSRAIKLLYRVENPEVVQMFGGNTDKLERELERMARRKFKIVVSMQRFSKFKKEEMENAEFLLRAYPDLQIAYLDEEPPVAEGEEPRLYSVLIDGHSEVMENGMRRPKFRVQLSGNPILGDGKSDNQNHSIIFYRGEYIQLIDANQDNYLEECLKIRSVLAEFEEMKTDNVSPYTPGVKNDVSSPVAILGMREYIFSENIGILGDIAAGKEQTFGTLFARTMAQIGGKLHYGHPDFLNGIFMTTRGGVSKAQKGLHLNEDIYAGMNALLRGGRIKQCEYFQCGKGRDLGFGSVLNFTTKIGTGMGEQFLSREYYYLGTQLPLDRFLSFYYAHPGFHLNNMFIMFSVQMFMITMVNLGALRHETKACEYNRNVPITDPLYPTGCANTDALTDWIYRCIVSILFVLFLSFIPLIVQELMERGFWRAFVRLMKQFCSLSLMFEVFVCQIYANSVQQNISFGGARYIGTGRGFATARIPFGVLYSRFAGPAIYFGARLLMMLLFATLTVWKGVLIYFWITLLALTISPFLYNPHQFAWTDFFIDYRDYLRWLSRGNSRSHASSWISYCRLSRTRLTGYKRKALGDPSAKMSADVPRAPFANIFFSEIFSPLMLAVVTILPYLFINAQTGVAQAPQKDTVKGKPEATDSLIRLLVIAFAPIAVNAGVLAAMFGMACCMGPLLSMCCKKFGSVLAGIAHATAVIFLLISFLGMFVLEGFNFTRTLSGMIAVTCIQRFFVKLIVSLALTREFKGDTANIAFWTGKWYSMGWHTISQPAREFLCKITELSMFAADFVLGHWLLFFMAPVILIPKIDMLHSMMLFWLRPSRQIRPPIYSMKQSKLRRRRVVRYAILYFTLLVVFIALIAGPIVAGKYMPPNTISDALGSLPFNLVQPNNLNNDNTNSTMATGTGMVGYTGAGLTKTKTGADASATGKIKLF; encoded by the exons ATGATGGTTATGgccatcaacaaggaggCAACCAGCAACAACACGGTGGAAACACTGACTCCTACTACCAGGATGATCAGTACTACGACCAAGGCTACGATAACCGTGGCCCaaataacaacaacaataacAACCATGACGGCTACTACGACGAATC TGGTTACTACAACGCCGACCCCAATAACCCCTACCAGCAGGATTGGAGGCTATTACGACGGCCACGATCAATACCAAGATGGCTACTACGACAATGGCCAGGGTGGCTACTATGATCAAGACTACGACCGTGGCtatcaaggccaaggaggccGTCAGGGCTCTGAGGAAGATTCCGAGACTTTCAGCGACTTTACCATGAGATCGGACATGGCTCGCGCTGCTGAAATGGATTACTACGGCCGGGGCGACGAGCGTTACAATAGCTACAACGATGGACAACGTGGCTACCGACCTCCTTCCTCGCAAATCTCGTATGGTGGGAACCGCTCTTCAGGTGCTTCGACTCCTAACTATGGCATGGACTACGGTAATGTTCTCCCTGCTGGTCAGCGATCCCGAGAGCCCTACCCGGCCTGGACTTCAGATGCCCAGATTCCTTTGTCTaaggaggagattgaggacATCTTCCTCGACTTGACCTCCAAGTTCGGTTTCCAGCGTGACAGCATGCGCAACATGTACGATCATCTGATGATCCTGCTCGACTCGCGAGCCTCGCGCATGACCCCGAACCAGGCACTTCTCTCCCTTCATGCTGATTATATTGGTGGTGACAACGCCAACTACCGCAAATGGTACTTTGCTGCTCACCTGGATTTGGACGACGCTGTAGGATTCTCCAATGCGCAAGGCAAGGGCCTaaagcgcaagaagaagggcggaaagaagaagaagaaggatgccgAGGCCAACGAAGCTGAAACTCTGCAGGAGCTTGAAGGCGATGACAGTCTCGAAGCTGCTGAGTACCGCTGGAAGAGCCGCATGAACAAGATGTCTCAGCATGATCGGGTTCGCCAGATCGCTCTGTACCTGCTTTGCTGGGGTGAAGCCAACCAAGTTCGTTTCATGCCCGAGTGCTTGtgcttcatcttcaagtGTGCGGATGATTACCTCAACTCTCCCGCTTGCCAAGCTCTCGTTGAGCCTGTGGAGGAGTTCACTTACCTTAACAACGTCATTACTCCTCTCTACCAATACTTGAGAGACCAGGGATACGAGATTTCCGACGGCGTGTACGTCCGCCGTGAGCGCGACCACAAGAACATTATTGGTTATGATGATTGTAACCAGCTTTTCTGGTACCCCGAAGGTATTGAACGCATTGCCCTCCAGGACAAGAGCAAGCTGGTTGATGTGCCTCCTGCTGAGCGATATCTCAAGCTGAAGGATGTCAACTGGAAGAAGTGCTTTTTCAAGACGTACAAGGAGTCTCGTTCTTGGTTTCATCTtctcgtcaacttcaaccgTATTTGGATCATTCATTTGACCATGTTCTGGTTCTACACCTCCCATAACGCTCCCAGTCTCCTGGTCGGACCAAAATACGAACAGCAGGTTAACCAGAAACCCTCAACGGCTAAGCAATTCTCTATCGTCGGTTTTGGTGGTGCCATTGCATCTCTTATCCAGGTTCTGGCTACTCTTGCGGAGTGGGCTTATGTTCCTCGTCGATGGGCTGGTGCGCAGCATCTCACCAAGCGACTCCTGTTCTTGCTCTTTATCCTCGTTCTCAACATCGCCCCTGGTGTAAAGGTTTTCATGTTGCCAAAAATTGGACCTGAGAAGATTAACACCGCTATTGGTATCGTTCACTTCATCATTGCTGTGATCAcgttcatcttcttctctatcATGCCCCTCGGAGGTCTATTTGGCAGCTACCTGTCTACCAATAGCAGACGCTACGTTGCTAGTCAGACATTCACTGCTAGCTGGCCAAGACTCCGTGGCAATGACATGGCAATGTCCTATGGTTTGTGGGCGACAGTATTTGGTGTGAAGATGGGTGTCTCGTACACTTACCTGATTCTTTCGTTCCGTGATCCCATCCGATACTTGAGCATCATGAACGTCGACTCTTGCCTGGGTGACAAGACCCTCCTCGGCAATCAACTTTGCCGCTGGCACCCAACAATTGTCCTGGCCCTGATGGCCTTCACTGACgttatcttcttcttcctcgatacTTACCTTTGGTATGTCTTGTTGAACACCGTCTTCTCGGTTTCACGATCGTTCTATATCGGATCCTCCATCTGGACACCCTGGCGCAACATCTTCTCTCGCCTTCCTAAGCGTGTTTACTCCAAGGTTCTAGCAACGACAGACATGGAGATCAAGTATAAACCAAAGGTTCTTATTTCGCAGATTTGGAACGCCATCGTTATTTCCATGTACCGTGAGCATCTTCTTGCGATCGAGCACGTTCAGAAGCTTCTTTATCATCAGGTTCCTTCTGAGCAGGAGGGCAAGCGAACTCTTCGTGCACCTactttcttcatctctcaGGAAGATCACTCTTtcaagaccgagttcttccctGCCTACAGTGAAGCTGAGCGCCGCATTTCGTTCTTTGCACAATCCCTATCAACTCCCATTCCTGAGCCTCTGCCCGTTGACAACATGCCTACCTTTACA AACGAGAAGGACACCGCCAAGAGCAAGATCGACGATCTTCCCTTCTACTGTATTGGTTTCAAGTCTTCCGCACCCGAGTACACCCTTCGTACTCGTATCTGGGCGTCTCTTCGTTTCCAAACCCTGTACCGCACTATCTCTGGTTTCATGAACTACAGCCGTGCCATCAAGCTCCTCTACCGTGTCGAGAACCCTGAGGTTGTTCAGATGTTCGGTGGTAACACCGACAAGCTCGAACGTGAACTTGAGCGTATGGCTCGCCGCAAGTTCAAGATTGTCGTTTCCATGCAGCGATTCTCGAAGttcaagaaagaagagatggaaaaTGCCGAATTCTTGCTCCGCGCCTATCCTGACCTTCAAATCGCTTACTTGGACGAGGAACCCCCAGTTGCTGAAGGCGAAGAACCCCGACTTTACTCAGTTCTTATCGACGGCCATTCTGAAGTTATGGAGAACGGCATGCGACGCCCAAAGTTCCGTGTTCAACTCTCTGGCAATCCTATTCTTGGTGACGGAAAGTCCGACAACCAGAACCACTCCATTATCTTCTACCGTGGCGAGTACATCCAGCTCATCGATGCCAACCAGGACAACTATCTCGAGGAGTGTCTCAAGATTCGCAGCGTTTTGGCCGAATttgaagagatgaagacTGACAATGTTTCCCCCTACACTCCTGGTGTCAAGAACGACGTTAGCTCCCCTGTGGCCATTCTCGGTATGCGAGAATACATTTTCTCAGAGAACATTGGTATTCTTGGTGACATTGCTGCCGGTAAGGAACAAACATTCGGTACTCTCTTCGCTCGAACTATGGCTCAAATCGGTGGTAAACTTCATTACGGCCATCCCGATTTTCTCAATGGTATTTTCATGACAACGCGTGGTGGTGTCTCCAAGGCTCAGAAGGGTCTGCATCTAAACGAGGATATTTACGCTGGTATGAATGCCCTCCTTCGTGGTGGACGAATCAAGCAATGTGAATACTTCCAGTGTGGTAAGGGTCGTGATTTGGGTTTCGGTTCCGTCCTCAACTTCACAACCAAGATTGGTACTGGTATGGGTGAACAGTTCTTGTCCCGCGAGTACTACTATCTCGGCACTCAACTTCCTCTCGATCGATTCTTGTCCTTCTACTACGCTCATCCTGGTTTCCATTTGAACAACATGTTCATCATGTTCTCCGTTCAGATGTTCATGATTACAATGGTCAACCTGGGAGCTCTTCGCCATGAGACAAAGGCTTGCGAATACAACCGAAACGTCCCCATTACCGACCCTCTGTACCCGACTGGTTGTGCCAACACTGATGCCCTCACCGACTGGATTTACCGATGTATCGTTTCCAttcttttcgttcttttcctctctttcaTCCCTCTTATTGTTCAGGAGTTGATGGAGCGTGGCTTCTGGCGCGCCTTCGTCCGATTGATGAAGCAATTCTGCTCGCTCTCGCTCATGTTCGAGGTTTTCGTCTGTCAGATCTATGCGAACTCTGTGCAGCAGAACATTTCGTTCGGTGGTGCGCGATATATTGGTACGGGTCGTGGTTTTGCCACTGCACGTATTCCCTTCGGTGTCTTGTATTCTCGATTCGCTGGGCCAGCTATTTACTTCGGCGCTCGTTTGCTCATGATGCTTCTCTTCGCGACTCTGACTGTCTGGAAGGGTGTTTTGATCTATTTCTGGATCACACTTCTTGCTCTGACCATCTCGCCCTTCTTGTACAACCCTCACCAGTTCGCATGGACTGATTTCTTCATCGACTACCGAGATTACCTCCGATGGTTGTCCCGTGGTAACTCACGAAGCCACGCCTCGTCTTGGATTTCTTACTGTCGTTTGTCTCGAACTCGTCTTACTGGTTACAAGCGAAAGGCTCTGGGAGACCCCTCTGCTAAGATGTCTGCGGATGTTCCTCGCGCTCCGTTCGCCAACATCTTCTTTAGCGAGATTTTCTCTCCTCTCATGCTTGCCGTTGTCACGATTCTCCCCTATCTGTTTATCAACGCCCAAACTGGTGTTGCCCAGGCCCCTCAGAAGGACACCGTCAAGGGCAAACCCGAGGCAACTGACTCTCTGATCCGGCTGCTCGTTATTGCCTTTGCCCCTATTGCTGTTAACGCAGGTGTCTTGGCTGCTATGTTCGGCATGGCCTGCTGTATGGGTCCCCTACTCAGCATGTGCTGCAAGAAGTTTGGCAGTGTTCTCGCCGGTATCGCTCACGCTACTGCTGTTATATTCTTGTTGATCTCCTTCCTGGGTATGTTTGTTCTCGAGGGCTTCAACTTTACCCGCACACTGTCTGGGATGATCGCCGTCACTTGCATCCAGCGCTTTTTCGTCAAGCTCATTGTGTCTCTTGCCCTTACCCGTGAATTCAAGGGCGACACTGCCAACATTGCTTTCTGGACCGGAAAGTGGTACTCCATGGGATGGCACACCATCTCTCAGCCTGCTCGAGAGTTTCTCTGCAAGATCACCGAATTGTCCATGTTCGCAGCCGATTTCGTTTTGGGTCATTGGCTGCTCTTTTTCATGGCACCTGTCATCTTGATTCCCAAGATCGACATGCTCCACTCTATGATGCTGTTCTGGCTTCGCCCAAG TCGCCAAATCCGACCTCCCATCTACTCGATGAAGCAATCCAAGCTTAGACGCAGACGTGTGGTTCGTTACGCCATCCTCTACTTCACCCTTCTCGTCGTTTTCATCGCTTTGATTGCTGGCCCTATTGTGGCTGGCAAGTACATGCCACCCAACACGATCAGCGATGCCCTCGGCAGTCTGCCCTTCAATCTTGTTCAGCCTAACAACCTCAACAatgacaacaccaacagcacCATGGCTACTGGTACAGGAATGGTTGGCTACACCGGTGCTGGCCTTACGAAGACCAAGACTGGCGCTGATGCCTCGGCAAccggcaagatcaagctgtTCTAA
- a CDS encoding serine palmitoyltransferase has product MELDALQARVGEILEQAAVYFHKVPGSAVFMRYIQSSYQNDPVRSAIELVLLLFFIRYLLSPSYSTRKQNYIKLREEEIEELIDEWQPEPLVVEQTPFEVAEAERLPVLVGPTGPKTKLANGRTVTNLASYNFYNFNGNDQIKEKAIQVLRTYGVGPCGPPQFYGTQDVHMKTEADIAAYLGTEGCIVYAQSFSTISSVIPSFSKRGDVIIADRNVNFAIRKGLEQSRSTIRWYEHNDMDALEDAMKAVAREQANARKLTRRFVVTEGLFELSGDSIDLPRLVELKEKYKFRVILDETWSFGVLGRTGRGITEAQNVDPQQVDMIIGSLAGPLCAGGGFCAGPKDVVEHQRITSSAYTFSAALPAMLAVTASETLNLLQCNPEILAQSRENIKAMRAQLDPRSDWVYSPSDPENPIMLLVLRPEVVAARKLGLEDQERIFLDCVEETLANGVLITRTKTRPYAHAVKPKDGAWFAQPALRICVTSALSKKDIEKAGVTIRHAITKVMTRKTSTKTA; this is encoded by the exons ATGGAACTCGATGCCCTCCAAGCCCGGGTGGGTGAAATCCTCGAACAGGCCGCCGTCTACTTCCATAAAGTCCCTGGTTCTGCAGTATTTATGCGCTACATCCAGTCGAGTTATCAGAACGACCCCGTGCGATCCGCCATTGAACTTGTgctgcttctcttctttatcCGCTATCTCCTGTCGCCTTCTTACTCGACCCGTAAGCAGAATTACATCAAGTTGAGAGAGGAG GAAATTGAAGAGTTGATCGATGAATGGCAGCCCGAGCCTCTCGTCGTCGAGCAGACTCCATTTGAGGTGGCTGAAGCCGAACGTCTTCCTGTCCTTGTTGG CCCTACCGGTCCCAAGACTAAACTCGCCAACGGCCGAACTGTTACCAATCTCGCATCCTACAACTTCTACAACTTCAACGGCAATGATCAGATTAAGGAGAAGGCTATCCAGGTTCTGCGAACCTATGGTGTTGGCCCTTGCGGCCCTCCCCAGTTCTACGGTACCCAAGACGTTCACATGAAGACTGAAGCCGACATTGCCGCGTATTTGGGCACCGAAGGCTGCATCGTCTACGCTCAATCCTTCAGCACCATCTCTAGTGTCATTCCCTCTTTTTCCAAGCGTGGTGACGTTATCATCGCTGATCGTAATGTCAACTTCGCTATTCGCAAGGGTCTCGAGCAATCGCGAAGCACCATCCGCTGGTATGAACACAATGACATGGACGCTTTGGAAGATGCTATGAAGGCTGTCGCCCGGGAGCAGGCCAATGCCAGGAAGCTTACCCGTCGTTTTGTCGTGACCGAGGGTTTGTTTGAGCTCTCTGGAGATTCTATCGATTTGCCCCGCCTGGTTGAGCTTAAGGAGAAGTACAAGTTCCGCGTTATTCTGGATGAGACCTGGTCTTTTGGTGTTCTCGGCCGTACCGGTCGTGGTATTACTGAGGCGCAAAACGTGGACCCCCAACAGGTTGACATGATCATTGGTTCCCTTGCTGGACCTCTCTGTGCCGGTGGTGGCTTCTGTGCTGGTCCCAAGGATGTTGTCGAGCACCAGCGTATCACATCTTCTGCGTATACATTCTCTGCCGCTCTCCCTGCCATGTTGGCTGTCACCGCCAGCGAGACCCTCAACCTGCTCCAGTGTAACCCTGAAATCCTGGCACAGTCCCGCGAGAACATCAAGGCTATGAGGGCCCAATTGGATCCCCGCAGTGATTGGGTTTACAGCCCAAGCGACCCCGAGAACCCTATCATGCTCCTTGTCCTCAGGCCTGAAGTTGTGGCTGCCCGTAAGCTCGGACTGGAAGACCAAGAACGTATCTTTTTGGACTGTGTGGAAGAG ACTCTTGCCAACGGCGTCTTGATCACAAGAACCAAGACCAGACCTTATGCGCATGCTGTGAAGCCCAAGGACGGCGCGTGGTTTGCCCAGCCTGCTCTTCGAATTTGTGTTACATCAGCACTGTCTAAGAAGGATATTGAGAAGGCAGGTGTGACTATTCGACATGCTATCACTAAGGTCATGACACGAAAGACGAGCACCAAGACCGCCTGA
- a CDS encoding serine palmitoyltransferase encodes MKTEADIAAYLGTEGCIVYAQSFSTISSVIPSFSKRGDVIIADRNVNFAIRKGLEQSRSTIRWYEHNDMDALEDAMKAVAREQANARKLTRRFVVTEGLFELSGDSIDLPRLVELKEKYKFRVILDETWSFGVLGRTGRGITEAQNVDPQQVDMIIGSLAGPLCAGGGFCAGPKDVVEHQRITSSAYTFSAALPAMLAVTASETLNLLQCNPEILAQSRENIKAMRAQLDPRSDWVYSPSDPENPIMLLVLRPEVVAARKLGLEDQERIFLDCVEETLANGVLITRTKTRPYAHAVKPKDGAWFAQPALRICVTSALSKKDIEKAGVTIRHAITKVMTRKTSTKTA; translated from the exons ATGAAGACTGAAGCCGACATTGCCGCGTATTTGGGCACCGAAGGCTGCATCGTCTACGCTCAATCCTTCAGCACCATCTCTAGTGTCATTCCCTCTTTTTCCAAGCGTGGTGACGTTATCATCGCTGATCGTAATGTCAACTTCGCTATTCGCAAGGGTCTCGAGCAATCGCGAAGCACCATCCGCTGGTATGAACACAATGACATGGACGCTTTGGAAGATGCTATGAAGGCTGTCGCCCGGGAGCAGGCCAATGCCAGGAAGCTTACCCGTCGTTTTGTCGTGACCGAGGGTTTGTTTGAGCTCTCTGGAGATTCTATCGATTTGCCCCGCCTGGTTGAGCTTAAGGAGAAGTACAAGTTCCGCGTTATTCTGGATGAGACCTGGTCTTTTGGTGTTCTCGGCCGTACCGGTCGTGGTATTACTGAGGCGCAAAACGTGGACCCCCAACAGGTTGACATGATCATTGGTTCCCTTGCTGGACCTCTCTGTGCCGGTGGTGGCTTCTGTGCTGGTCCCAAGGATGTTGTCGAGCACCAGCGTATCACATCTTCTGCGTATACATTCTCTGCCGCTCTCCCTGCCATGTTGGCTGTCACCGCCAGCGAGACCCTCAACCTGCTCCAGTGTAACCCTGAAATCCTGGCACAGTCCCGCGAGAACATCAAGGCTATGAGGGCCCAATTGGATCCCCGCAGTGATTGGGTTTACAGCCCAAGCGACCCCGAGAACCCTATCATGCTCCTTGTCCTCAGGCCTGAAGTTGTGGCTGCCCGTAAGCTCGGACTGGAAGACCAAGAACGTATCTTTTTGGACTGTGTGGAAGAG ACTCTTGCCAACGGCGTCTTGATCACAAGAACCAAGACCAGACCTTATGCGCATGCTGTGAAGCCCAAGGACGGCGCGTGGTTTGCCCAGCCTGCTCTTCGAATTTGTGTTACATCAGCACTGTCTAAGAAGGATATTGAGAAGGCAGGTGTGACTATTCGACATGCTATCACTAAGGTCATGACACGAAAGACGAGCACCAAGACCGCCTGA